A genomic stretch from Streptococcus oralis includes:
- a CDS encoding O-methyltransferase — protein sequence MVESYSKNANHNMRRPVVKEEIVEFMRQRQKQVTGSLKELETFARKENIPIIPHETVAYFRFLMESLQPKNILEIGTAIGFSALLMAEHAPNAKITTIDRNPEMIGFAKENFAQFDSRKQITLLEGDAVDVLLTLTETYDFVFMDSAKSKYIVFLPEILKHLEVGGVVVLDDIFQGGDVAKDIMEVRRGQRTIYRGLQRLFDATLDNPDLTATLVPLGDGILMLRKNVENVTLPEME from the coding sequence ATGGTAGAGTCTTATAGTAAAAACGCCAATCATAACATGCGTCGTCCCGTTGTCAAGGAAGAAATCGTAGAGTTCATGCGCCAGCGTCAAAAGCAGGTGACAGGTTCCTTGAAAGAATTGGAAACCTTCGCTCGTAAGGAAAATATTCCCATTATTCCTCATGAAACAGTCGCATATTTCCGTTTTCTCATGGAAAGTCTGCAGCCCAAGAACATTTTGGAGATTGGAACGGCAATTGGCTTTTCTGCCCTCCTGATGGCGGAACATGCACCAAATGCTAAGATTACAACCATTGACCGCAATCCTGAGATGATAGGCTTTGCCAAGGAAAACTTTGCCCAGTTTGACAGTCGCAAACAAATCACCCTCCTAGAGGGAGACGCAGTCGATGTCTTGTTAACCTTGACTGAAACATATGACTTTGTCTTTATGGATTCAGCCAAGTCCAAGTACATCGTCTTTCTACCAGAAATCCTTAAACACTTGGAAGTTGGTGGAGTAGTGGTTTTGGATGATATTTTCCAAGGAGGCGATGTTGCCAAGGACATCATGGAAGTCCGTCGGGGTCAACGCACCATTTACCGTGGTTTGCAAAGACTGTTCGACGCAACGTTAGACAATCCAGATTTAACAGCGACTTTAGTTCCACTTGGAGACGGTATTCTTATGCTACGAAAGAATGTGGAAAATGTAACTTTACCAGAAATGGAATAA
- a CDS encoding recombinase family protein gives MSQNIINIGYARVSTHKQDLGLEVQIDALKHCDQLFIERESGSNNARSELEKALKLAQTLSKKGTQVTFTIYKLDRLTRSMFKLLELIEQFNDSDIQLVSLHEKLETDSLIGRLLCVILGFVAESELENLRFRTREGLRKAKEKGVKLGAKRISKKKEERIIEQYLAGGLSIRKIAKTEQISTSTIYKVLERNDVANNRKKVSQNSC, from the coding sequence ATGTCTCAAAACATCATCAATATTGGCTATGCACGCGTTTCAACCCACAAGCAAGATTTGGGCTTAGAGGTGCAAATCGATGCTCTCAAGCATTGTGACCAGCTTTTTATCGAGCGTGAATCTGGCTCAAATAATGCACGCTCAGAACTCGAAAAGGCTCTAAAATTGGCTCAAACGCTTTCGAAAAAAGGAACGCAAGTCACTTTCACCATCTACAAGCTTGATAGGCTTACGCGCTCTATGTTTAAATTGCTAGAACTGATTGAACAATTTAATGATTCGGATATTCAGCTAGTCAGTTTGCATGAAAAGCTGGAAACCGATTCGCTCATTGGTAGGTTACTTTGTGTCATTTTAGGATTTGTGGCAGAAAGTGAGCTGGAAAACTTGCGATTTCGTACTCGTGAAGGGCTTCGTAAAGCTAAGGAAAAAGGTGTCAAACTGGGTGCTAAGCGAATTTCGAAAAAGAAGGAGGAGAGAATTATTGAGCAGTATTTGGCAGGTGGATTAAGCATAAGAAAAATTGCAAAAACAGAACAAATTTCGACCTCAACCATCTATAAAGTGTTGGAACGCAACGATGTGGCCAACAATCGAAAAAAAGTTTCGCAAAATTCTTGCTAA
- the pepF gene encoding oligoendopeptidase F, translated as MVLQRHEINEKDTWDLSTIYPTDHAWEEALKDLTEKVQTAAQYEGHLLDSADSLLEITEFSLDLERQVEKLYVYAHMKNDQDTREAKYQEYYAKAMTLYSQLEQAFSFYEPEFMEISEEQYAAFLEAQPKLQVYKHFFDKLLQKKDHVLSQREEELLAGAGEIFGAASETFAILDNADISFPYVLDDEGKEVQLSHSTYIRLMESKNREVRRGAYEALYATYEQFQHTYAKTLQTNVKVQNYRAKVRNYKSARHAALAANFVPESVYDNLVAAVRKHLPLLHRYLKLRSKILGISDLKMYDVYTPLSSVDYSFTYEEALKKAEEALAVLGDDYLSRVKRAFSERWIDVYENQGKRSGAYSGGSYDTNAFMLLNWQDNLDNLFTLVHETGHSMHSSYTRETQPYVYGDYSIFLAEIASTTNENILTEKLLEEVEDDATRFAILNNFLDGFRGTVFRQTQFAEFEHAIHQADQNGEVLTSDFLNKLYADLNQEYYGLSKEDNPQIQYEWARIPHFYYNYYVYQYSTGFAAASALAEKIVHGSQEDRDRYIDYLKAGKSDYPLNVMRKAGVDMEKEDYLNDAFAVFERRLNEFEALVEKLGLA; from the coding sequence ATGGTATTACAACGACATGAAATAAATGAAAAAGATACATGGGATCTTTCAACAATCTACCCAACAGATCATGCTTGGGAAGAAGCCTTGAAAGACTTAACTGAAAAAGTACAAACAGCAGCCCAGTATGAGGGGCATCTCTTGGATAGCGCAGACAGTTTGCTTGAGATTACAGAATTCTCACTTGACTTGGAACGCCAAGTTGAAAAGCTTTATGTCTATGCGCATATGAAAAATGACCAGGACACGCGTGAGGCCAAGTATCAAGAGTACTATGCTAAGGCAATGACCCTATACAGTCAGTTAGAACAAGCCTTTTCATTCTATGAACCTGAGTTTATGGAGATTAGTGAAGAGCAGTATGCGGCCTTCCTAGAAGCTCAACCAAAACTCCAAGTTTACAAGCACTTTTTTGACAAGCTCTTGCAAAAGAAAGACCATGTTCTTTCGCAACGTGAGGAAGAATTGCTTGCTGGAGCAGGAGAAATCTTTGGCGCTGCTAGTGAAACCTTCGCTATTTTGGACAACGCGGATATTAGCTTCCCATATGTCCTTGATGACGAAGGCAAGGAAGTGCAACTCTCACACAGTACTTACATTCGCTTGATGGAGTCTAAAAACCGTGAGGTGCGCCGTGGTGCCTATGAAGCCCTTTATGCGACTTATGAGCAATTCCAGCATACTTACGCTAAGACTTTGCAGACAAATGTTAAGGTGCAAAACTACCGCGCAAAAGTTCGTAACTATAAGAGTGCTCGCCATGCAGCCCTCGCAGCAAATTTTGTTCCAGAAAGTGTCTATGACAATCTAGTAGCAGCAGTTCGCAAGCATTTGCCACTCTTACATCGTTACCTTAAACTTCGTTCTAAAATCTTGGGGATTTCAGATCTCAAGATGTATGATGTCTACACTCCGCTCTCGTCAGTAGATTATAGCTTTACTTACGAAGAAGCCTTGAAAAAGGCAGAAGAGGCCTTGGCGGTCTTGGGTGACGACTACTTGAGCCGTGTTAAACGGGCCTTCAGTGAGCGTTGGATTGATGTCTATGAAAATCAAGGCAAGCGTTCTGGTGCCTACTCTGGTGGTTCATACGATACCAATGCCTTTATGCTCCTCAACTGGCAGGACAATCTAGACAATCTCTTTACCCTTGTCCATGAAACAGGTCATAGTATGCACTCAAGCTATACTCGTGAAACCCAACCATATGTTTACGGGGATTATTCTATCTTCTTGGCAGAGATTGCCTCAACGACCAATGAAAATATCTTGACGGAGAAATTATTGGAGGAAGTGGAAGACGATGCAACTCGCTTTGCTATTCTCAATAACTTCCTAGACGGTTTCCGTGGAACAGTCTTCCGTCAAACTCAATTCGCTGAGTTTGAACACGCCATCCACCAAGCAGACCAAAATGGAGAAGTCTTGACAAGTGATTTCCTCAATAAACTCTACGCTGACTTGAACCAAGAGTACTATGGACTCAGCAAGGAAGACAATCCTCAAATCCAATACGAGTGGGCGCGCATTCCACACTTCTACTATAACTACTACGTATACCAGTATTCGACTGGTTTTGCAGCGGCTTCAGCCTTGGCTGAGAAGATTGTCCATGGTAGTCAGGAAGACCGTGACCGTTATATCGACTACCTCAAGGCAGGTAAGTCAGACTATCCACTCAATGTCATGAGAAAAGCGGGAGTAGATATGGAGAAGGAAGACTATCTCAACGACGCCTTTGCAGTCTTTGAACGCCGCTTGAATGAGTTTGAAGCCTTAGTTGAAAAATTGGGACTAGCTTAA